The Gordonia iterans DNA window GATCTCGGTCGGGGCCACCGCGCAGGCCGGCACCGCCAGCGTGGACGCACTCGCGGTGCACGCCGGTGCGGTTCCGCCGCTGCCGATCCTGGGAGTGCTTCCCGAGGAGAGCCCCGGACCGATCGGTCTGCTGGTGTTCGTGCTGCCGCTCGTGGTCGGCGGGCTCGCCGGCTGGTACTGCCGAAGCGTCGACGTGGTGCAGCACCTGCGGGCGGTCGGGGTCGCGGCGGCGGTCTGCGCGGCGCTGATGGTGCTCGGTGCGGGACTGGCCGGCGGGGGCGCCGGTGAGCTCGGTCGTGTCGGGGTCAGCGCCCCGCTCGCCGGCGTGTACTGCTTCGCCTGGGTGGCGCTGGCCGGTGCGCTGGTCGCGGGGGCGCACCAGCTCTCCCCGTCGGTACGCCGGCTGCGCTCCGAGCCGGACGTCGGGTTCGACCTGGACGAGTTGCTTGCCGACGAGGAGTTCGCCGATCTGGAGATCGTGGACGAGGACGACCTGGACCAGACGCCGAACCGTTCGGAGTCTCGTTCCGGCTCGAGTGACGCCGCCGACGACGACACCGCCGAGATCGCCGCCGTTGATGACGACAGCACCGACGACGACAGCACCGACGACGACACCGAGGTGACCGCTGAGCTGAGCGTCACTCCGGACGACACCGAAGACGCCGTGTCACCTGCGCCAGGACCCGAGCGCGGGCCCGGCGACGGCCCGCACTAATCTCGTGGTGTGAACAGCCCCGCCGCAACCCGTGTGCCCGTGGTCGTGCTGGCGTCGGGCACCGGGTCGCTGCTGGCCGCGATCCTCGACCGGGCTGCTGCGCCGTCGTCGTCGTACGACGTGGTGGCGGTGGCTGTCGACCGGGACTGCCCGGCCGGGCAGATCGCCCGGGACGCCGGGATTCCGGTGATCGCGTGCGCGCTGGCCGACTACCCGGATCGCGATGCGTGGGATCGCGCGTTAACCGTCGAGGTCGGCCGGTGCGGGCCGGCGTGGGTGGTGACGGCCGGCTTCATGAAGATCCTCGGACCGGCTTTCCTCGGCGCCTTCGCCGAGCGCGTGATCAACTCGCATCCCGCGCTGCTGCCGGCGTTTCCGGGTGCCCACGGCGTCGCCGACGCACTCGCGTACGGCGTCAAGGTGACCGGCTGCACCGTGCACCTGGTCGACGGGGGCGTCGACACCGGACCGATTCTCGCGCAGGGCGTGGTCGACGTGTTGCCGGACGACACCGTCGAGACGCTGCACGAGCGAATCAAGATCACTGAACGCGACCTCCTCCCGACCGTGGTGGAGGCCGTGGTGACCCGCGGTGTGGTCACCGATGGACGAAAGGCATACATCCCGTGAACGCACCCGACCGTCGCCCCCTCCGGCGCGCACTGATCAGCGTCTACGACAAGACCGGGCTCGGCGAGCTCGCCGCCGCTCTGCACGCGGCCGGCGTCGAGATCGTCTCGACCGGTTCCACCGCCAAGACCATCGCGGCCGGCGGCGTGCCCGTCGTGGAGGTCAGTGAGCTGACCGGCTTCCCCGAGTGCCTGGAGGGACGGGTCAAGACGCTGCATCCGCGGGTGCACGCCGGCGTGCTGGCCGACACCCGCAAGGACGACCACCTGCGCCAGCTCGACGAGCTGGAGATCAAGCCCTTCGA harbors:
- the purN gene encoding phosphoribosylglycinamide formyltransferase; its protein translation is MNSPAATRVPVVVLASGTGSLLAAILDRAAAPSSSYDVVAVAVDRDCPAGQIARDAGIPVIACALADYPDRDAWDRALTVEVGRCGPAWVVTAGFMKILGPAFLGAFAERVINSHPALLPAFPGAHGVADALAYGVKVTGCTVHLVDGGVDTGPILAQGVVDVLPDDTVETLHERIKITERDLLPTVVEAVVTRGVVTDGRKAYIP